Part of the Gemmatimonadaceae bacterium genome, GCCGCCGAGCCCGTCCGGCTGGACAAGTGGCTGTGGGCCGCGCGGTTCTTCAAGACGCGGGCCATCGCGGTGGACGCGATCGCGGGCGGCAAGGTGATGTACAAGGGGGAGCGGACGAAGCCCGCGCACGTCGTGCACCTTGGCGACGAGTTGCGCATTCGGCTGGGGCCGTACGAGCACGTGGTACATGTGCGCGCGCTCACGCCGCGCCGCGGGCCCGCGAAGCAGGCGCAACTGATGTACGAGGAGACGCCGGAGTCGGTGGCCGCCCGCGCGCGGCTGGCGGAGCAGTTCCGGGCCGCGAGCGCCTTCAACCCGCAGGCCGGCTGGACCGATTCGAAGAAGGACCGGCGGGAACTTCGGCGGGTCCGCGGCAAGGAGTAGGAGCGGACGCGTTGCGCGGACCGGCTGGGGGCCGCTACAATTCGCGGACTGAACGGGAGCCCATCGAATGACCAACCAGCACAACGTGTCGCCGTCGTCTCAGGGATGGGGCGTGGCCGCCTTCATCATCATCCTGGCCATCGTGGCCAACACGGTGGTGTACCGGATCCACAAGGCGACCTACCTGCAGCCGGACGCACCGGCGACCGCGGCGGCTGAGCATTAGCGGGGCGAGTCTGCCCGGGTGCGAACTGAAGCGGCGGAGGCCATCGAGGCCTCCGCCGCTCTGATTTCCCCGTTCGACTGCCGGTCAGGTCTTGTGCCGGAAGGTGATCCGGCCGCGACTCAAGTCGTAGGGTGAGACCTCCACCGAGACCCGGTCGCCGGCCAGCACGCGGATGCGATGTCGCCGCATCTTGCCGGCCATCGTGGCCAGCACATCGTGCCCATTGGTGAGGTGCACGCGGAACGTGGCACTGGGAAGCACTTCGGTGACGGTGCCCTCGAGTTCGATCGCTTCTTCCTTCGCCATATATCCGGGTAGTCGTGAGGCGGCCTTTTCACCTGCGCCCCAGCCGCGGGGGAAACGGCGTAATTTAGCCAAAGAGACGGGAATAAGACAGAGTACGACGGAATACGATAGAATCCGACAGAATCCGACAGAATCCGACAGAATGGGACAGGGGGTGGGACCTTCGGACTGGTCTCGGGGGATTCAAGCCACCCTCCGACTTCCATACGATTCCAGCGGGGCCCAGCCACCCCAAGGCGTCATACTGCCTTGCTCTGTATTGCTCTGTCGTACTCTGTCGTACTCTGTCGTACTCTGTCGTACTCTGTCGTAGTCTGTCGTTCTCTTTCCCCGCCTGTTACCGTCCACGTTCCCCCTCAGCCCCAGCCATGCGCCGTCACCTCGCCCTCGCCCTATTTGCCGCTGTTGTGGCCGCGCCCGCGGCCGTCGCCCAGGCTCCGTCCTCCTTCGAGGCCGAAATCAAGCAGCGAACGCAGGCGGTGCTGCCCCAGGTCGTCGCCTGGCGCCGGGACCTGCACGAGCACCCGGAACTGGGCAACCGCGAGACGCGCACGGCCGGCATCGTCGCGGCGCAGCTGCGCAAGCTGGGCCTCGAAGTGCGCACCAATGTCGCAACCACGGGGGTCGTCGGTGTGCTGCGCGGCGGCAAGCCGGGCCCGGCCGTCGCCTTGCGCGCCGACATGGACGCCCTGCCCGTGACGGAGGAAGTCGACCTGCCGTTCCGGTCGCGCGTCCGCGCCGAGTACAACGGGCAG contains:
- a CDS encoding S4 domain-containing protein, translating into MAQKRDDDTDDAAEPVRLDKWLWAARFFKTRAIAVDAIAGGKVMYKGERTKPAHVVHLGDELRIRLGPYEHVVHVRALTPRRGPAKQAQLMYEETPESVAARARLAEQFRAASAFNPQAGWTDSKKDRRELRRVRGKE
- the infA gene encoding translation initiation factor IF-1; this encodes MAKEEAIELEGTVTEVLPSATFRVHLTNGHDVLATMAGKMRRHRIRVLAGDRVSVEVSPYDLSRGRITFRHKT